The Rhizobium sp. ACO-34A genome segment GAGCGCAATGGCGAGATCGCCGCCGATATCCGCGACAGCGGCTTCGATCTCTGCTGCCATGGCGACCGCTTCGTGCGGCATTTCCTGATGACCGAGGACGAGGAACGGGCGGCAATCGCCCGCGCCGTCGAAAGCCTGACGCGAACGGTTGGCCGCGCGCCGCTCGGCTGGCAGAGCCGCTATTCCCCGAGTGCGGCCACCCGCCGGCTTCTCACTGAACATGGCGGCTTTCTCTACGACGCGGATTCCTATGCCGACGACCTGCCCTACTGGACAGCCGTTTCCGGCCGGCCGCATCTCGTCGTGCCCCACAGCTTCACCCATAACGACAACCGGCTGGCGACGGCGAAGCTTGGGACCTCAGTCGACATGTACGAGCATCTCGCCGCCGCCTTCCGGGTGCTTTATGCCGAGAGCGCAAGGCGTCCGCGCATGATGACTGTGAGCCTGCATTCGCGCATTTCCGGCCAGCCCTCGCGCTTCGAGGCGGTCAGCCGTTTCCTCGATCTCGTCGGCTCCTTCGGCGATGTCTGGGTCGCCGGCCGCTCCGAGGTGGCGCGGCACTGGATCGCCACCCATCCGGCGGAGGGTCAGCGATGACAGCGACCGCTCTGATCCTCATCCGTGGCGGCCTGACGGTCGATATCGACAGCGGCACGGCCGAGACCCGCGACATCCTGATCGAGGGCGGCACGATCAGGGCCGTCGGCGCTGCCGGCACGATCGATGCGCCCGGTGCCGACCTTTTCGACGCAACCGACAGGCTGGTCATTCCCGGCCTCGTCAACGGCCATACCCATGGTCACATGAGCCTGCACAAGGGCGTGGCGGACAAGTGGACGCTGGAGGCGTCGCTCACCAACGCGCCCTGGCTCGCCGGCCGGCGCGATCCCGACATCATGTATGCCTCGGCGCTGCTGACCGGCGCCGAAATGCTGATGAAGGGCTGCACCGCCTGCTTCGATCTCGTCTATGAATTTCCCCGGCCGACGGTCGAGGGTTTCTTCACCGTGGCGCGCGGCTATGCGGATGCGGGCAT includes the following:
- a CDS encoding chitin deacetylase; this encodes MTVVADQMRDFVGYGRNPPDPRWPNGARLAVVIVLNVEEGAEPSIPDGDPATEIALTDGIFGEVPAGTRDFVAETLFEYGSRVGYWRLSELFAERDLKLTVNACARALERNGEIAADIRDSGFDLCCHGDRFVRHFLMTEDEERAAIARAVESLTRTVGRAPLGWQSRYSPSAATRRLLTEHGGFLYDADSYADDLPYWTAVSGRPHLVVPHSFTHNDNRLATAKLGTSVDMYEHLAAAFRVLYAESARRPRMMTVSLHSRISGQPSRFEAVSRFLDLVGSFGDVWVAGRSEVARHWIATHPAEGQR